From the genome of Triticum aestivum cultivar Chinese Spring chromosome 3B, IWGSC CS RefSeq v2.1, whole genome shotgun sequence, one region includes:
- the LOC123066440 gene encoding uncharacterized protein — protein sequence MLRVKRRARYLNGQQKNGKSLKKVSSILTDCKDTAESIEQKLCWTELGQELATKFSASIVSLASYDGDKLHYKSTGIVVENSLRNTSILTSSALVSTSDSGRRFIFGLKIKLRLPNNQVVDGWIQHSVLPFSMVMVVTTYSPDLRTVCFSNSVQVQRHTDLLALKRCFQSGKLMQTHGVPSDDPSKIDSKGRMLSTCKITMDGSGGPLVDPDGNIAGMNDYHDQEGTPYVQGNKIDECLRVARISREEMQRNYWQNLSSALRRHLEGSSNQNGCSGGNENNNQKQVLSSIPEPQALEFNEDAPTPELIDDEHKRVLAPWPSNGLTKMINDQLKSDGYPLPVYADGGMRLEANFEEKFGTDILSEPARRITLKMSRSVVALASFNGDLMLLGRHFACTGVCIEFDGSTSTTRVLTSASLVRTSGDENEIVDNLEIKVCLPSELCIIGKLEKYDFCYNVAVISIPMFRSNRPAILVDAPQTEVLALGRVFKSGKIMAAEGSVTGERCKFGCKELKISTCKITKAGIGGPIVDFKGNVVGMNFYDTEGTPYLPSKIIMKVLRSFDAERPVAAGITKKPISRWPLPKPYWYYPSGHRHRTVVRLNQ from the exons ATGCTGAGAGTTAAGCGAAGAGCTAGATACTTAAATGGACAGCAAAAAAATGGTAAGAGCCTAAAGAAAGTATCCAGCATCTTGACTGATTGTAAAGATACGGCGGAGAGCATCGAGCAAAAACTTTGTTGGACGGAACTCGGTCAAGAACTTGCTACCAAGTTTTCCGCAAGCATTGTCTCGCTTGCTTCATATGATG GAGACAAGCTGCATTATAAAAGCACAGGCATAGTTGTTGAAAACAGTTTACGTAACACATCTATTCTCACCTCGTCAGCTTTGGTTAGCACATCAGATAGTGGACGTAGGTTCATCTTTGGACTGAAG ATAAAATTGCGCCTTCCAAATAACCAAGTGGTCGATGGGTGGATACAACATTCTGTTTTGCCTTTCAGTATGGTTATGGTGGTCACTACATATTCCCCTGATCTTCGTACAGTATGTTTCAGTAACAGCGTGCAAGTTCAGCGGCATACTGATTTGTTAGCTCTCAAGCGTTGTTTCCAGTCAGGCAAGTTAATGCAAACACATGGGGTACCAAGTGATGATCCAAGTAAAATTGACAGCAAAGGGCGTATGTTGTCCACATGCAAAATTACTATG GATGGAAGTGGTGGTCCACTTGTTGATCCTGATGGGAATATTGCTGGGATGAATGACTACCATGATCAGGAAGGAACTCCATATGTGCAAGGAAATAAGATTGATGAATGTTTGAGGGTTGCTCGGATAAG TAGGGAGGAAATGCAACGAAATTACTGGCAAAATCTTTCCAGTGCTTTAAGGCGCCATCTAGAAG GTAGCTCCAATCAAAATGGCTGTAGTGGGGGAAATGAAAATAATAACCAGAAACAAGTTTTATCTTCTATCCCTGAGCCACAAG CACTAGAATTCAATGAGGATGCACCTACACCAGAGCTCATTGATGACGAACATAAGCGTGTTCTAGCTCCCTGGCCATCTAATG GCCTTACAAAGATGATAAATGATCAATTAAAGTCTGATGGTTATCCCTTACCAGTTTATGCTGATG GAGGCATGCGTTTGGAAGCTAATTTTGAAGAGAAATTTGGCACAGATATCTTGAGTGAACCTGCTAGAAGAATTACTTTAAAGATGTCTCGGAGTGTTGTTGCACTCGCTTCATTCAATGGTGATTTAATGTTATTAg GAAGGCATTTTGCTTGCACAGGTGTATGTATAGAATTTGATGGATCGACATCCACCACAAGAGTTCTGACTTCAGCAAGCTTGGTTAGAACTTCTGGTGATGAAAACGAGATTGTTGATAACCTAGAG ATTAAAGTGTGTCTTCCAAGTGAGCTGTGCATTATAGGGAAATTAGAAAAATATGATTTCTGCTATAATGTTGCTGTTATCAGCATCCCCATGTTTCGCAGTAATCGACCAGCAATATTGGTTGATGCACCTCAAACTGAGGTATTAGCTCTTGGCCGTGTCTTTAAATCAGGCAAGATTATGGCTGCAGAGGGGTCAGTGACTGGCGAACGATGTAAATTTGGTTGCAAAGAGCTTAAGATCTCCACCTGTAAAATCACCAAG GCTGGAATTGGAGGGCCCATTGTTGATTTTAAGGGGAATGTTGTTGGCATGAACTTCTATGACACGGAAGGAACTCCTTACCTGCCAAGTAAGATAATTATGAAAGTATTGAGGAGTTTCGATGCAGAGCG GCCTGTTGCTGCTGGTATTACAAAGAAGCCTATTTCTCG TTGGCCGTTGCCGAAGCCATATTGGTATTACCCGAGTGGACATCGTCACCGTACAGTCGTAAGATTGAACCAATGA